In a single window of the bacterium HR11 genome:
- the dapC gene encoding putative N-succinyldiaminopimelate aminotransferase DapC gives MAGKTRVSRKVQQFTESVIREMTRLAQQYGAINLAQGFPDFEPPESVKEAACRAIRDGYNQYSVTWGAPRLRQAIADRYRQVYGLEVDPDRQVVVACGATECMMAAMLAVVDPGDEVIVLEPFYENYGPDGILCGATPRYVPLVEPDWRIDLDALRRAFSPRTKALVLNTPNNPTGRVFRRDELEAIAELCVEWDVLVLTDEIYEYITYDAPHVPIATLPGMADRTVTISGASKTYSVTGWRVGWAVAPPDIADGIKKAHDFLTVGAPHPLQEAIAEALRLPEDYYRDLAAMYRQKRDRMVAGLRELGFRLTTPEGAYYIMSDIRDVTAMDDVAFARWLVQYGGVAVVPGSSFYANPADGRTKVRFNFCKQDETLEEALRRLRSSLPRVPY, from the coding sequence ATGACCCGGCTGGCCCAGCAGTACGGCGCCATTAACCTGGCCCAGGGGTTCCCCGACTTCGAGCCGCCCGAGTCCGTCAAGGAGGCCGCCTGCCGGGCGATTCGGGACGGCTACAACCAGTACTCCGTCACGTGGGGGGCGCCCCGTCTGCGGCAGGCCATCGCCGACCGCTACCGGCAGGTCTACGGCCTGGAGGTCGACCCCGACCGGCAGGTCGTCGTCGCCTGCGGTGCGACGGAATGCATGATGGCGGCCATGTTGGCCGTCGTCGATCCCGGCGACGAGGTCATCGTCCTCGAACCCTTTTACGAGAACTACGGTCCCGACGGCATCCTCTGCGGGGCGACGCCCCGGTACGTGCCCCTCGTCGAGCCCGACTGGCGCATCGACCTGGACGCCCTGCGGCGGGCCTTTTCGCCCAGGACGAAGGCCCTCGTCCTGAACACGCCGAACAACCCGACGGGCCGGGTCTTCCGGCGGGACGAGCTCGAGGCCATCGCCGAGCTGTGCGTCGAGTGGGACGTCCTGGTCCTGACCGACGAGATTTACGAGTACATCACTTACGATGCGCCCCATGTCCCGATCGCCACGCTCCCCGGGATGGCCGACCGGACGGTGACGATCTCGGGCGCTTCGAAGACATACAGCGTCACGGGCTGGCGGGTCGGCTGGGCCGTCGCCCCGCCGGACATCGCCGACGGCATCAAGAAGGCCCACGACTTTCTGACCGTCGGGGCGCCCCATCCGCTTCAGGAGGCCATCGCCGAGGCCCTGCGCCTGCCGGAGGATTACTACCGGGACCTCGCCGCCATGTACCGGCAGAAGCGGGACCGCATGGTCGCCGGCCTTCGGGAGCTGGGCTTCCGGCTGACGACCCCCGAGGGGGCTTACTATATCATGAGCGACATCCGGGACGTGACGGCGATGGACGACGTCGCCTTCGCCCGATGGCTCGTCCAGTACGGCGGCGTCGCCGTCGTGCCGGGGTCGAGCTTTTATGCGAACCCGGCCGACGGCCGGACGAAGGTCCGCTTCAACTTCTGCAAGCAGGACGAGACGCTCGAGGAGGCCCTCCGCCGCCTGCGGTCGAGCCTCCCAAGGGTCCCGTATTGA